One region of Bdellovibrio bacteriovorus genomic DNA includes:
- a CDS encoding helix-turn-helix domain-containing protein yields the protein MSNFKSEQIKTVIKDLLKKKKLTYENVAEELECSVPTVKRILGPEELSLPRLLQLCELLDVTFGEIETLIHIKKDDQEEFTLPQQEFLAKNSSYLAYFIALYSFTPEQIAEKYKLNARSTDKYLLQLEKLELIKVTGKLRVKPAFKNLPGLGHGVLAKAYYRNFISKGAEFFIQNISDELSAYNPKSEDKIPKGFSMNATKVSRESYTKFVHEQNKAREAFMKLASYEEKSLPESELQTMVIMHAFTIVDNEDKVLKIVENTLGEIKNL from the coding sequence ATGAGCAACTTTAAATCAGAACAAATCAAGACCGTGATCAAGGATCTTTTAAAAAAGAAAAAACTGACTTACGAAAACGTCGCCGAAGAACTTGAGTGCTCGGTGCCGACCGTGAAGCGCATTTTAGGCCCTGAAGAGTTAAGCCTTCCCCGTTTGCTTCAGCTTTGTGAACTTTTAGATGTAACTTTCGGGGAAATTGAAACCCTTATCCACATCAAAAAAGACGACCAAGAAGAGTTCACTTTGCCACAACAAGAATTCTTGGCTAAGAACTCTTCGTACCTAGCTTATTTTATCGCGCTGTATTCCTTCACTCCGGAACAAATTGCCGAAAAATATAAGCTAAACGCACGTTCAACAGACAAATACCTGCTTCAGCTTGAAAAGCTCGAGCTGATCAAAGTCACCGGTAAGCTGCGCGTAAAGCCGGCGTTTAAAAACCTTCCAGGGCTAGGTCATGGAGTTTTGGCCAAAGCATACTATCGAAATTTTATTAGCAAAGGCGCAGAATTCTTTATTCAGAATATCTCTGACGAGCTAAGTGCTTACAACCCTAAGTCCGAAGATAAGATACCTAAAGGCTTTAGCATGAATGCCACCAAAGTCAGTCGCGAGTCTTACACGAAGTTCGTGCATGAACAAAATAAAGCCCGCGAAGCCTTTATGAAGCTTGCTTCTTACGAAGAAAAATCTTTACCGGAATCCGAGCTGCAGACGATGGTCATCATGCACGCTTTCACCATCGTGGATAACGAAGACAAAGTACTTAAAATCGTTGAGAACACTTTAGGAGAAATTAAAAACCTTTAG
- the dtd gene encoding D-aminoacyl-tRNA deacylase yields the protein MKAVVQRAKRASVTVDGQLISSIGPGLLTLLGIAQGDSEEQLKKMITKICALRIFPDAEGKMNLSVKDIQGEHLIVSQFTLLGDVSRGSRPSFVNAEKPDAAKVLYEKSLQLSRAEGVKTLGGVFGGDMKVDLLNDGPVTLILEV from the coding sequence ATGAAAGCCGTCGTTCAAAGAGCTAAAAGAGCCAGTGTCACCGTGGATGGGCAATTGATTTCCTCAATTGGCCCGGGTTTATTAACACTCTTGGGGATCGCTCAAGGTGATAGTGAAGAACAGCTTAAAAAGATGATAACAAAGATCTGTGCTTTGCGAATTTTTCCTGATGCCGAAGGCAAGATGAACTTGTCTGTTAAAGATATCCAAGGAGAGCATCTGATCGTTTCTCAATTCACATTATTGGGTGATGTCAGCCGCGGCAGTCGGCCCAGTTTTGTGAATGCCGAAAAACCTGATGCCGCTAAAGTCCTTTATGAAAAATCATTGCAGCTAAGTCGTGCAGAAGGGGTTAAAACCCTGGGTGGCGTCTTCGGGGGCGACATGAAGGTGGATCTTCTTAATGACGGCCCCGTGACTTTGATTTTGGAAGTTTAG